The following are encoded in a window of Lacinutrix sp. WUR7 genomic DNA:
- a CDS encoding T9SS type A sorting domain-containing protein, producing the protein MKTLKSIQIKMFLLLTLVSSIHLTAQTVDVVANVDVVPPVTVGQTFTYTLQAVAGTTPYRVVQVYLNYNNSAIQLNSLTPDNTDLNEIQNITSESGVIRYSAGSLSNDVTGTTTVFTAVFEVVAATENILITHDLASNGNPNGTGVGNSSGIDIIGSANNIILATLTTEENNFSESFSVFPNPVSDVLYIKTNTASEIKNISIHSIDGKRIQQIEDIHTISNQIAIPVQHLEEALYFITITSIENEVANFKILINQ; encoded by the coding sequence ATGAAAACATTAAAATCAATTCAGATAAAAATGTTCTTATTACTAACTTTGGTTAGTAGTATCCATCTTACTGCACAAACAGTAGATGTAGTAGCTAATGTAGATGTAGTTCCTCCAGTAACGGTAGGACAAACTTTTACATACACTTTGCAGGCAGTTGCAGGAACAACACCATACAGAGTGGTACAAGTATATTTAAATTACAATAATTCTGCCATTCAATTAAACAGTTTAACTCCAGATAATACGGATTTAAATGAAATACAAAATATCACCTCAGAATCTGGGGTGATACGATATTCTGCTGGTTCTTTATCCAATGACGTAACTGGAACAACAACCGTTTTTACTGCTGTTTTTGAGGTTGTAGCAGCCACAGAAAACATATTGATTACGCATGACTTAGCATCCAATGGAAACCCTAATGGAACTGGTGTAGGAAATAGTAGTGGTATCGATATAATAGGGTCTGCAAACAATATTATATTAGCAACACTTACTACCGAAGAAAACAACTTTAGTGAAAGCTTTTCAGTATTTCCAAATCCCGTAAGTGATGTGCTTTATATCAAAACAAATACTGCTTCAGAAATTAAAAACATAAGCATTCACAGTATCGATGGTAAACGTATTCAACAAATAGAAGATATACATACTATTTCAAACCAAATAGCTATTCCTGTGCAACATCTAGAAGAAGCGTTATACTTTATAACCATTACATCTATAGAAAATGAAGTCGCCAATTTTAAAATACTAATTAATCAATAA
- a CDS encoding peptidoglycan DD-metalloendopeptidase family protein, whose protein sequence is MHSEDFFLFLKSIHKKPLRVLDATIPNSDYISIDLSENNSDLNTFNVSSSQDWQGFIQHYLKKHNKKVAFGGYAEKRNIYKRSTYFKSQNIEEERNIHLGIDLWIAAGTKIYTPLDATVHSFKNNPNFGDYGPTIILKHSIKDQVFYTLYGHLSVASIQSIKVGQLLKAGACIATLGDATVNGDYAPHLHFQIIRNMEDYIGDYPGVCSKKNLNKFIKNCPDPNTLLKLGY, encoded by the coding sequence ATGCATTCTGAAGATTTCTTCTTATTCTTAAAAAGCATCCACAAAAAACCGCTTCGTGTATTAGATGCTACTATTCCAAATTCAGATTATATTTCAATAGATTTATCGGAAAACAATTCCGATTTAAATACGTTTAATGTTTCTTCTTCGCAAGATTGGCAAGGTTTTATACAACACTATTTAAAAAAGCATAATAAAAAAGTTGCTTTTGGTGGTTATGCTGAAAAGCGAAATATTTACAAACGAAGTACTTATTTTAAGTCCCAAAATATAGAGGAAGAACGAAACATTCATTTAGGCATCGATTTATGGATTGCGGCAGGAACAAAAATATACACACCTTTGGATGCAACCGTTCATAGTTTTAAAAACAATCCTAATTTTGGGGATTATGGACCAACTATAATTTTAAAGCATAGTATTAAAGATCAAGTTTTTTATACCCTTTATGGTCATTTAAGTGTGGCATCTATACAATCTATAAAAGTAGGTCAACTTTTAAAAGCGGGAGCATGTATTGCAACTTTAGGAGATGCAACAGTTAATGGCGATTATGCGCCACATCTACACTTTCAAATTATAAGAAATATGGAAGATTATATTGGTGATTATCCTGGAGTATGTAGCAAAAAAAATCTGAACAAGTTTATAAAAAACTGTCCAGACCCTAACACGTTACTAAAGCTTGGTTATTGA